A single genomic interval of Halorubrum aethiopicum harbors:
- a CDS encoding mandelate racemase/muconate lactonizing enzyme family protein has translation MRVRPFSVALASPLRTAREELTERAGFLVGVGGSDGEVDRDGGDGDTGDVDAPATGIGESTPLPGWTESRSACAAALRESAVASANSGGPAAALADLDAGDTPAARHGLALALADAAAREADRSLSAHLADRIARSGDRTGLPEPAASVPVNATIGDGTPEATAADAERAAADGYRCLKVKVGARPLETDLDRLRAVREAVGPAVDLRADANGAWDRSTARRALDRLESLDLAYVEQPLPAAALDATARLRVEAAVPIALDESLAEHSVADVLAADAADAVVIKPMALGGPDRALEAALRAREAGVEPVVTTTIDAVVARTAAVHVAAAIPDVAACGLATGGLLAEDLAPDPCPVDDGRVEVPDGPGIAGGAFDGLV, from the coding sequence ATGAGAGTTCGTCCGTTCTCCGTCGCGCTCGCGAGTCCCCTTCGAACCGCCCGCGAGGAGCTGACCGAACGGGCGGGGTTCCTCGTCGGCGTCGGCGGCTCCGACGGTGAGGTCGACCGGGACGGCGGCGACGGGGACACCGGCGACGTAGACGCACCCGCGACCGGGATCGGCGAGTCGACGCCGCTGCCCGGCTGGACCGAGTCGCGGTCGGCGTGTGCGGCCGCGCTCCGCGAGTCGGCCGTCGCGAGCGCGAACTCGGGAGGGCCGGCTGCCGCGCTCGCCGACCTCGACGCCGGCGACACGCCCGCCGCCCGCCACGGGCTCGCGCTCGCGCTCGCCGACGCGGCCGCCCGCGAGGCGGACCGATCGCTTTCCGCGCACCTCGCCGACCGGATCGCCCGGTCCGGCGACCGGACCGGACTCCCGGAACCCGCCGCCTCCGTCCCGGTCAACGCCACGATCGGGGACGGCACGCCGGAGGCGACCGCGGCGGACGCGGAGCGCGCGGCCGCGGACGGCTACCGCTGTCTGAAGGTGAAGGTCGGCGCGCGCCCGCTGGAGACCGACCTCGACCGGCTCCGGGCGGTCAGGGAGGCCGTGGGGCCCGCGGTCGACCTCCGCGCGGACGCCAACGGGGCGTGGGACCGGTCGACGGCGCGACGGGCGCTCGACCGGCTGGAGTCCCTCGATCTCGCGTACGTCGAGCAGCCGCTGCCGGCGGCGGCCCTCGACGCGACCGCCCGGCTGCGCGTGGAGGCCGCGGTGCCGATCGCGCTCGACGAGTCGCTCGCCGAACACTCGGTCGCGGACGTGTTGGCGGCCGACGCGGCCGACGCGGTCGTGATCAAGCCGATGGCGCTCGGCGGCCCGGACCGCGCGCTCGAGGCGGCGCTGCGGGCCCGAGAGGCGGGCGTCGAGCCGGTGGTCACGACGACGATCGACGCCGTCGTCGCGCGGACCGCGGCCGTCCACGTCGCCGCCGCGATCCCCGACGTCGCCGCCTGCGGGCTCGCGACCGGCGGGCTGCTCGCCGAGGACCTCGCGCCGGACCCCTGCCCGGTCGACGACGGACGGGTGGAGGTGCCCGACGGGCCGGGGATCGCGGGCGGCGCGTTCGACGGGCTGGTGTGA
- a CDS encoding DUF7111 family protein, protein MTDTTESEHAEPGETATAEAEGVTGRYEETDAERLLTFSADGREATVAQNREGYAMLKVRTGPDGDELERYYGFDMALDHAAELVGVAARDLPVPEAAADMGM, encoded by the coding sequence ATGACGGACACGACGGAGTCGGAGCACGCCGAACCGGGCGAGACGGCGACCGCCGAAGCCGAGGGCGTCACGGGCCGCTACGAGGAGACGGACGCCGAGCGCCTGCTCACGTTCTCGGCGGACGGGCGGGAGGCGACGGTCGCACAGAACCGCGAGGGGTACGCCATGCTCAAGGTTCGAACCGGCCCGGACGGCGACGAACTGGAGCGGTACTACGGGTTCGACATGGCGCTCGACCACGCCGCCGAACTGGTCGGCGTCGCGGCTCGCGACCTCCCCGTTCCGGAGGCCGCGGCCGACATGGGGATGTGA
- a CDS encoding LeuA family protein, with amino-acid sequence MEFFQGTIASNIEIGPVRIFDTTLRDGEQSPRTSFSYDEKREIAATLDDMGTHVIEAGFPVNSDAEFEAVSDIAAATDTTVCGLARVVEGDIDAAIDSGVEMVHVFVSTSDVQLEDSMHATRREAKERAVDAVEQVKDAGVECMFSPMDATRTDPDYLTEIVEAVSEAGTDWINIPDTCGVAMPTSFGKTVKAVVEATDARVDVHTHDDFGMAAANAVMGFENGAEQAQVSVNGIGERAGNAAYEEVVMAVESVYGVDTGIDTTQITKLARIVEDASDIPVPANKPVTGRNAFAHESGIHAAGVIENADTFETGVMTPEMVGAEREFVLGKHTGTHSVRKHLVEAGFDPTDGEVREITKRVKEYGAGKRQVTAGDVERFAREAGVEREEEVRI; translated from the coding sequence ATCGAGTTCTTCCAGGGCACGATAGCTTCTAACATCGAAATCGGTCCTGTACGGATCTTCGACACGACGTTACGAGACGGAGAACAGTCACCACGTACTTCGTTCAGCTACGACGAGAAACGCGAGATAGCGGCGACGCTGGACGACATGGGGACCCACGTCATCGAGGCCGGGTTCCCGGTGAACTCCGACGCGGAGTTCGAGGCCGTGAGCGATATCGCAGCCGCGACGGACACGACCGTCTGTGGGCTCGCCCGCGTCGTCGAGGGCGACATCGACGCCGCCATCGACTCGGGCGTGGAGATGGTCCACGTGTTCGTCTCGACGAGCGACGTCCAGCTCGAGGACTCCATGCACGCCACGCGCCGCGAGGCCAAGGAGCGTGCCGTCGACGCCGTCGAGCAGGTGAAAGACGCCGGCGTCGAGTGTATGTTCTCGCCGATGGACGCCACGCGGACCGACCCCGACTACCTGACGGAGATAGTCGAGGCGGTAAGCGAGGCCGGCACCGACTGGATCAACATCCCGGACACCTGCGGGGTCGCGATGCCGACGAGCTTCGGCAAGACGGTGAAGGCGGTCGTCGAGGCGACGGACGCCCGCGTCGACGTCCACACCCACGACGACTTCGGGATGGCCGCGGCCAACGCGGTCATGGGCTTCGAGAACGGCGCGGAGCAGGCGCAGGTGTCGGTCAACGGGATCGGCGAGCGCGCCGGCAACGCGGCCTACGAGGAGGTCGTGATGGCGGTCGAGTCGGTGTACGGCGTCGACACCGGCATCGACACGACCCAGATCACCAAGCTGGCCCGGATCGTCGAGGACGCCTCGGACATCCCGGTGCCGGCGAACAAGCCCGTCACCGGGCGGAACGCGTTCGCCCACGAGTCGGGCATCCACGCCGCGGGCGTGATCGAGAACGCGGACACCTTCGAGACGGGCGTGATGACGCCCGAGATGGTCGGCGCGGAACGCGAGTTCGTGCTCGGCAAGCACACGGGCACCCACAGCGTGCGCAAGCACCTGGTCGAGGCCGGCTTCGACCCCACCGACGGGGAAGTCCGCGAGATCACGAAGCGGGTCAAGGAGTACGGCGCCGGCAAGCGGCAGGTGACCGCCGGCGACGTCGAGCGGTTCGCCCGCGAGGCCGGCGTCGAGCGCGAGGAGGAGGTCCGGATCTGA
- a CDS encoding 1,4-dihydroxy-2-naphthoate polyprenyltransferase → MAIEVSRRRAWVLAARPQTLPAAAAPVIVGVGLAVGAGTFAPLPALAALVGAALIQIGTNFANDYYDAIQGADTDDREGFTRVVASGLIEPAEVKRAMWLTFAAAIGVGTYLVYVGGVPILVVGLASVAAGIAYTGGPYPLGYHGLGDVFVFVFFGLIAVTGTYYVQAAALLAGAFPLWIPEGTVTLSAAVASLPVAALSTNILVVNNVRDREEDAATGKRTLAVRFGYRFSRVQYVGLLALAYVTPFWFVATGDGLTVLLPLLTLPLAASVARTVLTETSGDALNPALESTGKLLAAYAVAFAVGLAL, encoded by the coding sequence ATGGCTATCGAGGTGTCGCGTCGGCGGGCGTGGGTGCTCGCCGCGCGACCGCAGACGCTCCCCGCGGCGGCCGCGCCCGTGATCGTCGGCGTCGGGCTCGCGGTCGGAGCCGGAACGTTCGCCCCGCTCCCGGCGCTCGCGGCGCTGGTCGGCGCGGCGCTGATCCAGATCGGGACCAACTTCGCGAACGACTACTACGACGCGATCCAGGGCGCGGACACCGACGACCGCGAGGGGTTCACCCGCGTCGTCGCCAGCGGCCTCATCGAGCCGGCGGAGGTCAAACGCGCGATGTGGCTGACGTTCGCGGCCGCGATCGGCGTCGGCACGTACCTCGTCTACGTCGGCGGCGTCCCGATACTCGTCGTCGGGCTGGCGAGCGTCGCGGCCGGGATCGCCTACACCGGCGGCCCGTACCCGCTCGGCTACCACGGGCTCGGCGACGTGTTCGTCTTCGTCTTCTTCGGGCTGATCGCGGTCACCGGAACCTACTACGTCCAGGCCGCGGCGCTCCTCGCCGGGGCGTTCCCGCTGTGGATCCCCGAGGGGACCGTCACGCTCTCGGCCGCCGTCGCCAGCCTGCCGGTGGCCGCGCTCTCGACGAACATCCTCGTCGTCAACAACGTCCGCGACCGCGAGGAGGACGCGGCGACGGGCAAGCGAACCCTCGCGGTCCGGTTCGGCTACCGGTTCTCGCGGGTCCAGTACGTCGGCCTCCTCGCGCTCGCGTACGTCACCCCCTTCTGGTTCGTCGCGACCGGGGACGGGCTCACAGTCCTCCTCCCGCTCCTCACGCTGCCGCTCGCGGCGAGCGTCGCTCGGACCGTCCTGACCGAGACGAGCGGCGACGCGCTCAACCCCGCGCTCGAGTCGACCGGCAAGCTGCTCGCGGCGTACGCGGTCGCGTTCGCCGTCGGCCTCGCGCTCTGA
- a CDS encoding carboxymuconolactone decarboxylase family protein: MARVPYVEAADVPDEHEALLESALQGKPLNVYRSIGNNPAVLAGMRSFLRSLWNDSGLTDRERELVILATAATIDSRYEWHQHVNIARDVGIDDAVIAGIGTGDPTALDRDERTLVAYVRAVVEESVDAVTHESIAALYDDDEIVGIAATAGGYAALGALIRAFDLELESGTTFHGWDPR; encoded by the coding sequence ATGGCACGCGTCCCATACGTCGAGGCGGCGGACGTCCCGGACGAACACGAGGCGTTGCTGGAGTCGGCGCTCCAGGGGAAGCCGCTCAACGTCTACCGCTCGATCGGCAACAACCCGGCGGTGCTCGCGGGGATGCGGTCGTTCCTGCGCTCGCTGTGGAACGACAGCGGGCTCACGGATAGAGAACGGGAGCTCGTCATCCTCGCGACGGCGGCGACGATCGACAGCCGCTACGAGTGGCACCAGCACGTCAACATCGCGCGCGACGTCGGCATCGACGACGCGGTCATCGCCGGGATCGGAACCGGCGACCCGACCGCGCTCGACCGCGACGAGCGGACCCTCGTGGCGTACGTCCGGGCCGTCGTCGAGGAGTCCGTCGACGCGGTCACCCACGAGTCGATCGCGGCGCTGTACGACGACGACGAGATCGTCGGGATCGCCGCAACCGCAGGAGGGTACGCCGCGCTCGGGGCGCTCATCCGCGCGTTCGACCTCGAGTTGGAGTCGGGGACGACGTTCCACGGCTGGGACCCGCGGTGA